DNA sequence from the Halorussus limi genome:
TCGGCCACCTCGGCGATGACCTCGACCACGTCCTCTATCTCGTCCATCTGGGATTCGAGTTCGGTCACCGTGTCCACCAACTCGTCGCTCATTTCGATGACCTCGTCGGTGGCCTCGCGCGCGCCCTGACTGGACTCGAGTCCGCTGTCGGCCGACGCCTTGGCCTGTTCGGCCGCCGAGGCGACTTCGTCGGAACTGGCGGCGACCTCCTCCATGCTGGCCGAGAAGTTCTCCATCTGCGTGGCGACTTCCGAGAGCTGTTCGGTCTGGGCCGCGACGCGTTCGTCGATGGCCTGCGCCGATTCGGAGGCTTGCTCGACCGAGGTTTCGAGGTTGTCGGCCTTCTCGCCGACCCGCGCGGTCAGTCCCTCGAACCGCTCGGCCATGGCGTTGACCTGGTCGACGACTTCGACCAGCGAGTCGTCGACCACGCCGTACTCGTCCTCGAACGACGCTCTGGCCGAGAGGTCGCCCGCCTCCATCGCGGTCAACGTGCCGATGAGTTCCTCGACCAGCGAGGTGATGCCCTCCTGTCGGTGGATGTGTTCGGTGCGGTCCCGAACCGTCTCGACTACCGCGATGAGGTCGCCGTCGTCGTACAGCGGCATCGCCGAGAACTCTATCTTCCGCTCTTGGCCGCCGCGAGTCACCATCGTCCCCTCGTCGGTGTAGAGCGTCCGGGTCGTGTCGGCCTTCTCCACGTCGAACTCGACGTGGGCCGACTCCGGGGCCTCGGCGACTTTGTCGGCCAGCGTCTTCACTCGGCGACCGTCGGGGTAGAACGCCTTACTGGCGTTTTCGAGGCCGAGCGCGTCTTCGGCCTCGACGCCGGTGAGGTCGGCCAGCGCGGAGTTCCACGCCGCGACCGTGTCGCGTTCCGTGTCGAGCATGAACACCGGGACGCCGATGCCGTCGAGCAGGTCGTCGTCGTCCACGTTGAGTTCCTCCTCGTCTTCGTCGGCCGCGGGTCCGGACGTTCCGTAGGCGTCGAGGCCGGCCTGCATGTCGGCCATCGTGGCCGAGAGCGCGGACTGGAGTTCGTCTTCGGCCCGAGAGAGTTCCTCGGCGACCGCCTCGTTGTTCGACGCGAGTCGGTGTTCGAGTCGCTCGAACGTCTCGCTGACGAGTCGTTCGACGCCGACGCCGTAGGTGCCGGCGAACGTCCCCGCGGAGACCGACGCGTCGGCGTGGCGTCGCCCGAGGTCGGCGGCGTCGCCCGACGCGGCCTCGGGGTCGGTGAGTACCTGCCCGAGGTGAACCGCTTGGGCCTGTTGCAGGTCGTCGGCCGCGTCGGTGTCTCGATACGTACTGGCGAGTTGCGAGCGCGTGATCGTGTCCGCCGACGAGACGGACACCGCTCCGGTCTGCGTGCCGCCGTCGAACGTCACGTTCCGCTGCCGTTCGCCGTCGTTATCCACGTCACGTAAGCTCGTTAAAATTTTCAGTAACCTGTCCCGGACCATCTTATGCCGGAAAGAGACACCAACCGGATATAAAGCTTTACTCAAATTTCACGCGCGATAACCTCAGCTATCCGCGGCCTCCGAGCTTCGACAGCGCCGAAAACGCCCGTTTCCGAACTTCCTCGTCGTCGGTGTCGTCGATGATCTCGTTGAGGCGTCTGCGCGCACGCTCGCCGCCGACCTTGCCGAGGGTGAACGCGGCTTTGGCCCGCGCGTCGGTGCTCGCCTCGGGGTCGTCGAGCACGTCGAGCAGTGCGTCTTCGGCCGCTTCCCCGCCGACTTCGGCGATGCTCGTCGCGGCGAACTGTGCGGTCATCCCGTCCTTGTCGTCCAGCACCGACGCCAGCGCCCTGATTGCGGCCTCGCGGTTGTCGTCGCCCGCGACCCGACCGAGCAACCACGCCGCGTTCCGGCGCTGGTGTGGCTGGGTGCCTTGGTCGAGGATGTCGACGAGCGAGTCCACGACGCTCCGGTGGTCCGTGGCGCTCAGTTTCTCGACCATGCGCTCGCGGAGGTCGTGGCTCTGCTGGCCCGGCGCGTTCGACAGGAGTTCGATGAGCGAGAACACCGCGGCCCGCCGGACCGCCTCGTTCTCGTCCGAGAGAAGCGACACCAACGCGTCCAGCGGTTTCGCGCTCCCGAAGTTCCCGAGCGAGTTGGCCGCGATTCGCCGAACCGTCTCGCTGTCGTCGTCGAGCAGGCCCAGCAGAGCCGACAGCGCCTCGTCGCCGCCGATGCGACCGAGCGAGTCGGCGGCCTCGCGGCGGACGTCGACGCTCTCGTCCCCCAGTCGCTTCCGGAGCGCGGTGACCGCCCGCGGGTCTTCGATGCGGCCGAGCGCACGCGCGGCCCGCGCCCGAACTCGCGGGTCGGGGTCGCCGAGACGCTTGGCCAGCGCCTTCGTCCCGGCCTTGTTGCCGATGCGCCCGAGGGCGTTGGCCGACGCCATGCGGAGTTCGGGTTGGTCGGCCGAGAGCGTCTCGACCAGCGCCTCGGCCCGCGCCCACTCGGCCCCCTCGGTCGGAACCTCCTCGCCGGTCAGCGCGGCGACGAGGCGCTCGACGGCGTGGCGCTGGTCGAGCGCGTCGATGGCCGCCGCACGAACTGCCTCGCTGTCGTCGTTCTGGACGGCCGTCACCAGCGGGTCCAGCACCTCGTGGTCCTCGGCCTCCACCTCGCCGAGGATGTCGGCCGCGCGCCGACGGACTGGCTCGCTGTTGCTCTTCGCCAACAGCGAGGTGAGTTGGTCCACGTCGCCCGTCTTCTCCAGTTCGAACAGCGAAGTCACGACTGGTCGAAGGAATCGCGCCGAGAAAAAACGTTGTGTTACGCGGTCGAAACCGAGAGGAAGGTCAGTTTGCGAGCGATGCGGCTTAGACCGTGACAGCGCTCTCCTGGGAGAGCGACTGTGGCACGTTGGCGCGGTACTGAGTCACTGCGCCGTACTGGGTGGTGAGCTTGAGTTTGACCTCTTCGCCTTCACCGAGCGGACTCGAAATCTCAGTTGCATTCATCGTGATCTTGAACCGGTCGTCCTGCGTGTTGAGGACGGGTTCAGATCCGTCGGGATCCTTGATGGCACTGACGTTGAACTCAGTGCCGTTGAGGTCCTTCGGTTTGGCGGTGTTGTGGACGAGCGTCCTTGCTTCCTCCGGCCCGATCCACTCGATCGTGGCCGAAGAGAGGTTGATGTCGTCCGACCCCGACCCGCGCATCACCGTCAGGTTGATCTGTTCGACTTCCTCGTTGGCGACGTCACCGAACGCGCTGACGACCTGCACGCGGTTCGAGACCTGTGCGCTGGACTCCTGACCGGTCTGTTCGGACTTGGTCTGGAGGAATCCGGCGGTGTTGATGAGCACGCCCGCTGCGATCGCTGCGACGAGCACCATCGCGATGAACACGATGAGCGTACCGATACCGACTTGACCTCTATCAGTTAGCCGTTCTTTGAGTTTCTCTTTCATTTTTCACGTCCTGTCCGAACGTCAATGTGACATTGACTACGGACTCTACCCGGAACGAAACGAAGCTGCATAATAAATGTACGGCCTCGATTATCAGACCTGATATTGAGTAGGTGGACAGTAACGGAATCAGATACGTCCCGAGGTTGGCCGATAACCTATCTAAATAGTTTGAATCCTTTCGATCGAACTATTCGTTTGCAGTTATACTATAGATGACGAACAGGTATCCGATCGTCGTGATGAGGTAGTTGACAGTCAACAGCATGCGGGTCTGTCCGAAATGGGTCACGAAGGCGCTCACGGTCGTGGCTATCGCGGCAGCGACGATGAGCGTGAACCCCACTGAGAGGTGGAACATCGCCTGTCGGGACGTCCGGTGGTAGGCCCGGACCGCGAGTCCGACCATCGAGAGACCAGCAGTTGCTAAGGTGGCGCTGAACACGACGTACAGCAGTTCTATCGTTTGCATGGTTTTCCTGTGCTGAGAGGCCGCCCGCCCGCGAACGGTGGTCGACCTGACGGCGAACGCAGACGGCGGTCCCCGGGGTATGCTCGGTTCATTCTGCTTTCAGGTCGCGCCACACGTCGGCCAGCGAGTTGTCCACGTCCGGGCGGTCGTCGACGGACACGTCGACGTTCTCGTCCTCGAACGAGAATTCGAGCGCGTCCACGTTACGTCGGTAGACCTTCGTGCGACGCCCTTCGTCGGAAAACTCTCTGCCCGATAGTTCGAGCAGGTCGGCCTCGGTGAGTTCCTCGATTCGGCGATAACTGGTCGCTATCGGAATTTCGAGTTCGTCACTCAGTTCCTGAGCCGACATCGGCTCGTTCGTGGCGCGGAGTATCTCGGCGTTGTACTTGTTGCCGAGTACCCGGAGCAGTTCCACGGCCTCCATCAATTATCGCGTTTGAAAACACGGGTTAAAAAGGTACCGTAGCCGACCCATCACGCGAAACGAACTGGTCGGCGTCGGAACAGTAAAGTGCCCCCCGCGGGACCCACCGACTATGCCAGAGACAGTCGGCGACGTTCAGGTCCTCGAATTTCGGCTCGAGGACCGGAAGTACTGCATCGACATCGCTCACGTGGACGAAATCGTGGACAAGGACGAACTGACACCGCTCCCGAACTCCGAGCCTCGTGTCGAGGGAGTGATGGACCTCCGGGGCATCACGACCACGATAATCAACCCCAAGCAGGTGCTAGACCTCGACGAGACCGAGACCGGCGAGCGCGTGGTCGTCCTCGAAACCGAGGACGACGAGGAGCGCAGCGTCGGATGGCTCATCGACGCCGTGAATCAGGTCGTCGGCATCGACACCGACGAGGTAGACGAGAGTGTCGAGAGCGAATCGGTCCGTGGTATCGTCCGGCAGGACGACGGCTTCGTGGTCTGGGTCAAGCCCGAAGAGATCAACAACTGACCGCGCTCCGCCGTCACTACTGGTCGCGCGTGACGGTCTCGCCCGGCGGGACCCCGGCGCCCGTCGAGAGTTTGGTACCCGCATTGAGCGCGACGTCGATACCGGTCTTCACGTCGTCGCCGACGACGACGCCGAACTTCCGGCGGCCGGTGGAGACGCGCTCGCCCTTGACAGTGAGCTTCACCGCCTCGTCGTCGTGGCGGAGATTGGCGACGTTCGTCCCCGCGCCGAAGTTGACGTTCCGGCCGAGGACGCTGTCACCGACGTAGCTCAGGTGGCCGACGGTCGCGCCCGACATGAGAACGCTGTTTTTGATTTCGACGGCGTGGCCGACGTGGGCGTCCTCACCGAGGAGAGTCGCGCCGCGAACGTAGGCGTTGGGACCGACGCTCGCACCCGCCCGGACGAGTGCGGGACCTTCTATCACGACGCCCGCGTCGATGGTCGCGCCTTCTTCGACCACGACGGGGCCGCGGAGGTCGGCGTCGTCGTGGACCTCGCCCCGAACGTCGCGTTCGAGTTCGGCGAGCTTCCACTCGTTGGCTTCCAGCAGTTCCCACGGTCGACCCACGTCCAGCCACCGGTCGATTTCGACCGCCGTGACCTCGCACTCGTCGATGGTCCGCGCCAGCACGTCGGTAATCTCTCGCTCGCCGCGTTCGCTTGCTGGCACGTCCAGCCACTCGCGGGCCTCGGCGGGGAAGACGTACGCACCGGCGTTGGCGAGGTCGGTCGGCGGGTCGGCCGGCTTCTCCACGATGTCGGTGACCGCGTCGCCCGCCGTCGAGAGCACCCCGTAGTTCGAGGGGTCGTCGACGCGGTGCGCGCCGACGCTCGGTCCCGACTCGAACAGCGCCTCGATACCGTCGGGGTCGTAGAGATTGTCGCCGTTCAGCACCGCGAACGCGCCGTCGAGATGCTCGCGGGCCGCCCGCACCGCGTCGGCGGTCCCTGCCTGCTCGCGCTGGACCGCGTACTTCACCGGGATGCCGGCGTACTCCTCGCCGAAGTAGTCTCGGACCGCGTCGGCTTCGTAGCCGACGACGAAGAGCAGTTCGTCCGCGCCCGCGCGGACCGCGGCGTCCGCGGCGTGGGCGGCGAGCGGTCGGTCGGCGACCGGGAGCATCGGTTTCGGGAGCGACGCCGACAGCGGCCGAATTCGGGTGCCCTCGCCGGCGGCGAGGACGACTGCCTGAATCCTCTCGGCTGTCATTGGAGGAACGACTCCGGGCGAAGCCTTTGTTACCACCTGCTTGCGGCGGCGTAAGTGTGAGGTACGGGACCGATTTCGCGGCCTGCACCCGATTCACGCACCCCCAAAGCGTCCCGCGAACCGAGGTATGCGTCGGAAACGGTTGCGGCCGTTTCGAGATAAGTTCGGCCTACGGACGCCGTATTTCCCCCTACTCGGCGGTCAGCGAGCGTATAACAAAGGGGACCGGCCCCAATCTGTCGAACATCACCCGCTTCCCGTACGTCGGGGCGGTTAGGACGGTACAATGCTCGATGGAGTAGCCCGGACGAACGATAGGCGCGGATTATGCGACGGTCAGCGCGCCGTCCCGAACGAATATCGCACTACGACGCTCTAATCATGATAAACACTAGCACGAAAATGGCGACCGAGACGACGGGGGTGTACTGCTGATGTGCGGAATCATCGCACGAATCGGCGGTGACGACGACAGGGCGGTCGACGAACTACTCACTGGGCTCGAAAACTTAGAGTACCGCGGGTACGACTCGGCCGGACTCGCGATCAAGAACGGCGGTGGGCCCGAAGTGTTCAAGCGGCAGGGCGAGATTTCGCACCTGAAAGACGCGCTCGCCGACGAGGTGCCCGACGGCGGCCTCGGCATCGGCCACACGCGCTGGAGCACCCACGGCCCGCCGAGCGACGCCAACGCTCACCCCCACACCGACTGCACCGGCGAGGTTGCCGTGGTCCACAACGGCATCATCGAGAACTACGACGAACTCAAAGCCGACCTACAGTCTCGGGGCCACGACTTCGAGAGCGACACCGACACCGAGGTCATTCCCCACCTCGTGGAGGAGCAGTTGGCCGAGGGTGTCGACCCCGAGACCGCGTTCCGCGAGACCATCGAGAAGCTCTCGGGAAGCTACGCGGTGGCGATGATAACCAAGCACGACCACGCGGTGTACGCCACCCGGCGGGGGTCGCCGCTGGTGCTGGGCGTGGACGACGGCGAGTACTTCCTCGCCAGCGACGTGCCCGCGTTCCTCGATTTCACCGACGACGTCATCTACCTGGACGACGGCGACGTGGTCGTGGCGAAACCCGACGGCCACCGCATCTCGACCACCGCGGGCGAGACGGTCGAGCGGTCGGTCCAGACGGTCGAGTGGGACCCCGAAGACGCGGGCAAGGGCGGCTACGACCACTACATGCTCAAGGAGATTCACGAGCAACCCGCCGCGCTCCGCCAGACGCTCCGCGGCCGGGCCGACCCCGCGACGGGCGACATCCACCTCGAAGACTTCCCGGCGGGGGCCTTCGAGGACGTGGACCGGGTCCAGTTCGTGGCCTGCGGGACTTCCTATCACGCCGGACTCGTTGGGGCACAGTTCCTCTCCGACGGCGGCGTGCCGGCCCAAGCGTTCCTCGCCAGCGAGTACGCCACCGCCCAACCGCCGGTGGACGAGGAGACGCTAGTCATCGGCGTGACCCAGAGCGGCGAGACCGCAGACACCCTCTCGGCGCTCCGGCGGGCCAACGCCTCGGGCGCGAGGACGCTCGCAGTGACGAACGTCGTGGGTTCGACCGCGGCCCGCGAGTGCGACGACGCGCTGTTCATCCGGGCCGGCCCCGAAATCGGGGTCGCGGCGACCAAGACGTTCTCCTCGCAGGTCGTCTCGCTGGCTCTGCTCGGCGAACGCATCGTCCGGGACGTGACCGGCGGCCGGACCGACGACGCCCGCGAGCGCCTTCAAGCCCTCTCGGACCTACCGGGCCACGTCCAGCAGATTCTCGACTACACGAGCGCCCGCCGGGTCGCCGAGAACTATCGGGACAGCGAGGCGTACTTCTTCATCGGCCGCGGCGCGGTCCGACCGGTCGCGCTGGAAGGGGCGCTCAAGTTCAAGGAGATATCCTACGAGCACGCCGAGGGGTTCGCCGCGGGCGAACTCAAGCATGGCCCGCTCGCGCTCGTCACGCCCGAGACACCGGTGTTCGCGGTGTTCACCGGACGCAACGACGAGAAGACCCTCGGCAACGTCAAGGAGGCGGAGGCGCGGGGCGCGCCCGTGGTCGCGGTGGCGAGCGACGGGCAGGAGTCAGTCCACCAGTACGCCGACGAGGTGCTGACGATTCCCGACACCCACCCCGACGTTGCGGGCGTGCTGGCCAACGTCCAGTTACAACTGCTCTCGTACCACGCGGCCGACCTGCTCGACCGGGCCATCGACAAGCCCAGAAACCTCGCGAAGAGCGTGACCGTCGAGTAGAAACCGGCGATTACCGTGGAGAACGCTCCTGAACAGTCGGCCCGATTTACTCGCCGACCGCCCGAAAGCAGCGATACGATGGGTTCTGTCGTACTCTCCCTCGACGCCGAACTCGCGTGGGGGTTCCACGACCGCGAGACGATGCCAGAAGACCGGGTCGCCACGGCGCGCGAGTCGTGGCTCCGCCTGCTCGAGACGTTCGACGACAACGAAATTCCGGCGACGTGGGCGGTCGTGGGCCACCTGTTCCTCGACTCCTGCGACGGCGAACACGAAGCGCACCCGACGTCGGCGGAGTGGTTCGACCGCGACCCCGGCACGTGGGAGGGTCGCGACCAACAGTGGTACGGGTCGAAGCTAATCGACGCCATCGAGAACGCCGACGTCGACCACGAAATCGGCTCCCACACTTACTCGCACGTCGAGATGGGCCACACCACCCGGGAGATTGCCTCGGCCGAGATGCGCGAGTGCGTCGAACTCGCCGAGGACCGTGGTCTGTCGGTCGATTCGGTGGTCTTTCCGCGCAACTACGTCGGCCACCGCGACGTGCTGGCGGCCTACGGCGTCAAGAGCTACCGCGGCACCCAACCCCGTCAGTGGTACGACCGCGGCCCGCTCGGGTCGCTTACCAAGTTCCTCGGGTGGCCCACGGGCACCGTCTCGCCGACGCTGGTCACGCCCGAGGAAGACGAGTACGGACTGGTCAACATCCCGGCCTCGCTGTATCTGTTCTGCTTCGAGGGGCGCAGTCGGTCGGCCGTCGAGCGCGTGGCCGACGACCCCATCGTCAGCATGGCGAAGCGCGGCATCGACCGAGCGAGCGCCGAGAACGGCGTGTTTCACATGTGGCTCCACCCGAACAACCTGACCGAGGAGCGGGACTTCGAGCGACTCGAAGCCATCCTCTCGTACCTCGCGCAGGTCAGGGACACGACCCCGCTGTCGGTCGAGACGATGGGGTCCATCGCGGCAGACATCAAGGACGACGAACCGCTCCCGCGCGAACCCATCGGCCCGCGCTAAGCTTCGTTTCGCCGGTTCTACCGGCCAATACTGTTGGTTTCCCGACCTCAATCTACGCCGTACTGCGACGCGTGGAGCGGCGAGCGGACCGACCGCTCACCGTCGCGTTCCTCGCGAGAAGCGGAAGGGGCGGGAGTCGAACTCGGTGACACGGTCCGGGATGCTCGCTTCGCTGCGCTTCCGGGCCTGCGACTCACCTGCTCGACACCCTTTCTGGGCTCGCTTTCTGTTGCTGAAGACACTCGGCGCTACGCGCCTCGCAGTGTAGCAACAGAAAGCGGAAGGGGCGGGAGTCGAACCACGCGAAGCCTGTAAGGCTGCCACCGGGGAGTCCGGTGGCACTCTACCACTGAGCTACCCTTCCACGTCCGACCGATAGGTTCGGGACTGACTTCGTTACGGGCCGCCTGCCCGTCGCGTTCGGAGTGTCGGTTCCGAATCCAAATCAACGTTCCGACGGCGACTCGTCGCAGACCGAGACGCGGGAGAACTCGAAGCGCGCGCCCGTCTCGCCGCCGGTTCCCTCGCCGGAACCGCAGTTCACGACTTCGACGTTCCAGCCGTGGGCGTTGGCGATGGACGAGACGATGGCGAGACCGAAACCAGTTCCCTCCTCGTCGGTCGTGAACCCGTGGTCGAAGATTCGCTCGCGCTCGCTCTCCGGGATGCCCGGCCCGTCGTCGGCGACGTAGAAGCCGCTGCGGTCGTCCAGTACGCCCACCTCCACGACCGGCCCGGAGTCGCCGTGTTCGACGGCGTCCTCGTGAGCTTGCGAACGAGGGCTGGTCGAACCGTGTTCGACGGCGTTGCGGAACAGGTTCTCGAGCAGTTCCCGGAACCGGGCCTCGTCGGCCTCGACCACCGCATCGCCGTCGAGCAGCAGCGACGCCTCCTCGGTGTCGACGGTTTCCCACGCCGCCTCGGCGGCCGCGGCGAGGTCGACCGGTTCGGGGTCGTCGACGACCTGTCCCTGCCGGGCGAGCGTGAGCAGGTCCTCGACCAGTCCGTCCATGCGGTCGAGCGACCGGTCGATGGGCGCGAGGTGGTCGCTCTCGACTTCGTCGGCCAACAGGTCGAACCGGCCGAGCGCGACGTTGAGCGGGTTGCGGAGGTCGTGGCTCACGACGCTGGCGAACTCCTCCAGTCGCTCGTTCTGGCGGGCGAGCTGGCGCTCGCGCTCCTTCTGCTCGCTGATGTCCACGTAGATGGCGAACGCCTCGCTCTCGTCGCCGTTGCCCGCCGGTGCGGTGTGGAGCAGGAAGTCGTGGTCGCCGTCGCGGGTCTCACGGTGGACCTCGGCGCCCTCGATTCGCTGGCCGTGGCTCACTCGCTCGTTGAGCGCCTCGGCCTCCTCGCGCCGGTCGTCGGACAGGATGTAGTCCTCCACGGGGTCGCCGACGATGTCGGCCTCGTTCCAGCCGAACACGTCCTCGAACGCCGGGTTCACCGACTTGCAGATGGCGTCGGTGCCGTCGATTTCGTAGCGCACGACCGGGTTGGGAACGTTTTCGAAGAGCGCGGCGAACCGGTCGCGCTCGGTTCGGAGTTCGGTCTCGGTCCGGACGCGGGCCAGCGCCTCGGAGATGTGGGCCGCGAGGAGTTCCGCGAGTTCGCGGTCGCCGTGGTCGAAGCCGCCGGCGTCCTTCGAGACCGCTTGAAACACCGCGAACTCGTCTAGCGGAACCGTCAGCGCCGACCGGTACTCGCTCTCGGCGGGCACTACGTTCGTCGCGTGGAGGTCCCGGACCAGCGAGGTCTCGCCCTCGCGGTAGACCCGGGCCGCGAGGTTGTTCTCGGTGTCCACCGGGGTGCGCTCGTAGTAGCCGTCGGTCGAGACGACCTTCGAGACGGCCCTCGTGACCAGTTCGTCGCCCTCTAACGCGTCCACCGTGCAGAGGTCGAACGCCAGAATCTCCTCGGCGGCCTCGATGGCGAGGTCGTAGATGTCCTGTTCGGTCGTACACGCGACCGCCCGAGCGGCCACGTCGTGGAGCGCCTCTATCTTCTGTTTGGTCTCGCGGAGTTCCAACTGGGCGCGGCGCCGTTCGGTGACGTTCCGGAAGTACACAGACAGGCCGTCCTCGGCGGGGTAGACCCGGACCTCCAGCCAGTTTCCGGGCCGGAGCGTCGATTCGGCTTCGAGGGTGACGGGTTCCTGAACGTCGAACGCCTTCCGGTAGGCCGCCCGGAACTGCTCGCCGAGGTCCTGCGAGAACGCCTCGCGGATGTCCTCGCCGAGCAGGTCGTCGGCGTCCCGGTCGAAGAAGTCGGCCGCGCGCTCGTTGACGTGCGTGAACCGCCACTCGTCGTCAAGCGCGAAGAAGGCGTCCGTGATGCGGTCGAAGATGCGTCGAATCTGCTCGTCGGCCTCCTCGGCCTCTCGCTCGGCGCGATACTGGGCGACGGCGTTCTCGACGCGGTTGGCGAGCACGGCGTACTGGTCGGACCCCGTCCCCTTCTGGAGGTAGTCGGTGACGCCCGCCGAGATGGCCTCGGACGCGATTTCCTCGCTGCCCCGTCCCGTGAACAGGACGAACGGGAGCGACGGAGCGGTCTCGCGGACCGCGTCCAGAAATTCGAGGCCATCCATCTCGGGCATCTCGTAGTCGCTGACCACACAGTCGACGCTGCCGTCGGTTACGTGGTCCAGGGCCGCGTCCGAACGGGTCTCGACGACCGTCTCGATGCGGTCGCTCGCCCGCTCCAGATAGGTGGCGGTCAGGTCCGCGATGGCCGAATCGTCGTCCACCAGCAGGACGCGGATGGCGTGGCCCATTGTATGTTGTTGTTTACCAAAGATGTCTTTAAAAATCCATAGGAGGCTTACGGCTGTAGATAGTTTGGAATAAATTACGTGTCGGAATAGATGACAAACTTTCCTAGGTGTTCACCGATTCGATGCGGTCGCTGACGAGAAGTTTCCCCTGCGCGGTCAGCGACAGTCCCTTCTGGCCCTCGTCGATGAGTCCCTTCTCCCGGAGGTCGTTGAGCAGCATCGTGACCCGACTCGAATCGACGCCGAGGGTCCCGGCGAGGTCGCCGCTTCGCGCCCCGGAGTATATCGCGACCAGCGCCTCCATCTCGTCCTCGGAGGTCGTGACCTCCTCGACCTCCTTCGCGAGTTCCGAGTACTCGAGTCTGAGATAGCGTCCGAGCAGGTTGAGTTTCCGGTCGCTCTCGATGCCGAACTCCGAAGTGACCGACTGGCCCTCGTCGGCGTGGCGGACGACGAGGACCGCGCTGCCGTCGCGGGTGTCCTTCTGGAAGTGAGTGACGTTGGCGAGGTCGACCGTCACCGACTCCTCGCCGACGAACTCGACCGCGCCGGGTCGAATCTTG
Encoded proteins:
- the glmU gene encoding bifunctional sugar-1-phosphate nucleotidylyltransferase/acetyltransferase, producing MQAVVLAAGEGTRIRPLSASLPKPMLPVADRPLAAHAADAAVRAGADELLFVVGYEADAVRDYFGEEYAGIPVKYAVQREQAGTADAVRAAREHLDGAFAVLNGDNLYDPDGIEALFESGPSVGAHRVDDPSNYGVLSTAGDAVTDIVEKPADPPTDLANAGAYVFPAEAREWLDVPASERGEREITDVLARTIDECEVTAVEIDRWLDVGRPWELLEANEWKLAELERDVRGEVHDDADLRGPVVVEEGATIDAGVVIEGPALVRAGASVGPNAYVRGATLLGEDAHVGHAVEIKNSVLMSGATVGHLSYVGDSVLGRNVNFGAGTNVANLRHDDEAVKLTVKGERVSTGRRKFGVVVGDDVKTGIDVALNAGTKLSTGAGVPPGETVTRDQ
- a CDS encoding methyl-accepting chemotaxis protein, producing MDNDGERQRNVTFDGGTQTGAVSVSSADTITRSQLASTYRDTDAADDLQQAQAVHLGQVLTDPEAASGDAADLGRRHADASVSAGTFAGTYGVGVERLVSETFERLEHRLASNNEAVAEELSRAEDELQSALSATMADMQAGLDAYGTSGPAADEDEEELNVDDDDLLDGIGVPVFMLDTERDTVAAWNSALADLTGVEAEDALGLENASKAFYPDGRRVKTLADKVAEAPESAHVEFDVEKADTTRTLYTDEGTMVTRGGQERKIEFSAMPLYDDGDLIAVVETVRDRTEHIHRQEGITSLVEELIGTLTAMEAGDLSARASFEDEYGVVDDSLVEVVDQVNAMAERFEGLTARVGEKADNLETSVEQASESAQAIDERVAAQTEQLSEVATQMENFSASMEEVAASSDEVASAAEQAKASADSGLESSQGAREATDEVIEMSDELVDTVTELESQMDEIEDVVEVIAEVADQTNLLALNANIEAARAGEAGSGFEVVADEVKQLANETREHTEEIAERIEEIQSQANETVVAVEESNEQVKYAGDEIEDALVALEEIADAVEEAATGVTEVAQANDEQAANVEQVMATVEEVRDQTRQVESATDDIVAATREQTQAIDELSARVDDMRSE
- a CDS encoding chemotaxis protein CheW — its product is MPETVGDVQVLEFRLEDRKYCIDIAHVDEIVDKDELTPLPNSEPRVEGVMDLRGITTTIINPKQVLDLDETETGERVVVLETEDDEERSVGWLIDAVNQVVGIDTDEVDESVESESVRGIVRQDDGFVVWVKPEEINN
- a CDS encoding ArsR/SmtB family transcription factor, which codes for MEAVELLRVLGNKYNAEILRATNEPMSAQELSDELEIPIATSYRRIEELTEADLLELSGREFSDEGRRTKVYRRNVDALEFSFEDENVDVSVDDRPDVDNSLADVWRDLKAE
- a CDS encoding HEAT repeat domain-containing protein; this encodes MTSLFELEKTGDVDQLTSLLAKSNSEPVRRRAADILGEVEAEDHEVLDPLVTAVQNDDSEAVRAAAIDALDQRHAVERLVAALTGEEVPTEGAEWARAEALVETLSADQPELRMASANALGRIGNKAGTKALAKRLGDPDPRVRARAARALGRIEDPRAVTALRKRLGDESVDVRREAADSLGRIGGDEALSALLGLLDDDSETVRRIAANSLGNFGSAKPLDALVSLLSDENEAVRRAAVFSLIELLSNAPGQQSHDLRERMVEKLSATDHRSVVDSLVDILDQGTQPHQRRNAAWLLGRVAGDDNREAAIRALASVLDDKDGMTAQFAATSIAEVGGEAAEDALLDVLDDPEASTDARAKAAFTLGKVGGERARRRLNEIIDDTDDEEVRKRAFSALSKLGGRG
- a CDS encoding archaellin/type IV pilin N-terminal domain-containing protein is translated as MKEKLKERLTDRGQVGIGTLIVFIAMVLVAAIAAGVLINTAGFLQTKSEQTGQESSAQVSNRVQVVSAFGDVANEEVEQINLTVMRGSGSDDINLSSATIEWIGPEEARTLVHNTAKPKDLNGTEFNVSAIKDPDGSEPVLNTQDDRFKITMNATEISSPLGEGEEVKLKLTTQYGAVTQYRANVPQSLSQESAVTV
- the glmS gene encoding glutamine--fructose-6-phosphate transaminase (isomerizing) — encoded protein: MCGIIARIGGDDDRAVDELLTGLENLEYRGYDSAGLAIKNGGGPEVFKRQGEISHLKDALADEVPDGGLGIGHTRWSTHGPPSDANAHPHTDCTGEVAVVHNGIIENYDELKADLQSRGHDFESDTDTEVIPHLVEEQLAEGVDPETAFRETIEKLSGSYAVAMITKHDHAVYATRRGSPLVLGVDDGEYFLASDVPAFLDFTDDVIYLDDGDVVVAKPDGHRISTTAGETVERSVQTVEWDPEDAGKGGYDHYMLKEIHEQPAALRQTLRGRADPATGDIHLEDFPAGAFEDVDRVQFVACGTSYHAGLVGAQFLSDGGVPAQAFLASEYATAQPPVDEETLVIGVTQSGETADTLSALRRANASGARTLAVTNVVGSTAARECDDALFIRAGPEIGVAATKTFSSQVVSLALLGERIVRDVTGGRTDDARERLQALSDLPGHVQQILDYTSARRVAENYRDSEAYFFIGRGAVRPVALEGALKFKEISYEHAEGFAAGELKHGPLALVTPETPVFAVFTGRNDEKTLGNVKEAEARGAPVVAVASDGQESVHQYADEVLTIPDTHPDVAGVLANVQLQLLSYHAADLLDRAIDKPRNLAKSVTVE
- a CDS encoding DUF7521 family protein, translating into MQTIELLYVVFSATLATAGLSMVGLAVRAYHRTSRQAMFHLSVGFTLIVAAAIATTVSAFVTHFGQTRMLLTVNYLITTIGYLFVIYSITANE